The following are encoded together in the Streptomyces sp. NBC_01465 genome:
- the ftsZ gene encoding cell division protein FtsZ — MAAPQNYLAVIKVIGVGGGGVNAINRMIEVGLKGVEFIAINTDAQALLMSDADVKLDVGRELTRGLGAGANPAVGRKAAEDHREEIEEVLKGADMVFVTAGEGGGTGTGGAPVVANIARSLGALTIGVVTRPFTFEGRRRANQAEDGIAELREEVDTLIVIPNDRLLSISDRQVSVLDAFKSADQVLLSGVQGITDLITTPGLINLDFADVKSVMSEAGSALMGIGSARGDDRAVAAAEMAISSPLLEASIDGARGVLLSISGGSDLGLFEINEAAQLVSEAAHPEANIIFGAVIDDALGDEVRVTVIAAGFDGGQPPTRRENVIGSASAKREEPAPARPSETSRPLGGLGAVTQRDEPPVETAPVNEVPAAPVAPPHVPPARPYQDTQAEELDVPDFLK; from the coding sequence GTGGCAGCACCGCAGAACTACCTCGCAGTCATCAAGGTCATCGGTGTCGGCGGCGGTGGTGTCAATGCCATCAACCGAATGATCGAGGTCGGCCTCAAGGGCGTTGAGTTCATCGCGATCAACACTGATGCACAAGCCCTGTTGATGAGCGACGCCGACGTCAAGCTCGACGTCGGCCGCGAACTGACCCGCGGCCTCGGCGCCGGGGCCAACCCGGCAGTCGGACGCAAGGCGGCAGAGGACCACCGCGAGGAGATCGAGGAGGTCCTCAAGGGGGCCGACATGGTCTTCGTCACCGCCGGCGAAGGCGGCGGCACCGGAACGGGCGGCGCACCTGTCGTCGCCAACATCGCCCGCTCGCTGGGCGCACTCACCATCGGCGTGGTCACCCGCCCCTTCACCTTCGAGGGCCGGCGCCGCGCCAACCAGGCGGAGGACGGCATCGCCGAGCTCCGCGAAGAGGTCGACACCCTCATCGTCATCCCCAACGACCGGCTGCTGTCCATCTCGGACCGCCAGGTCAGCGTGCTCGACGCCTTCAAGTCGGCGGACCAGGTCCTGCTGTCCGGTGTCCAGGGCATCACCGACCTGATCACCACGCCGGGTCTGATCAACCTCGACTTCGCCGACGTCAAGTCGGTCATGTCCGAGGCGGGTTCGGCGCTCATGGGCATCGGCTCGGCCCGCGGCGACGACCGCGCGGTGGCCGCAGCGGAGATGGCGATCTCCTCGCCGCTCCTCGAGGCGTCCATCGACGGTGCCCGCGGCGTGCTGCTCTCCATCTCCGGCGGCTCGGACCTCGGTCTCTTCGAGATCAACGAGGCCGCGCAACTGGTGAGCGAGGCGGCCCACCCCGAGGCCAACATCATCTTCGGCGCCGTCATCGACGACGCCCTGGGCGACGAGGTTCGGGTCACGGTCATCGCGGCGGGCTTCGACGGCGGACAGCCGCCGACCCGCAGGGAGAACGTGATCGGTTCCGCTTCGGCCAAGCGCGAGGAGCCCGCCCCGGCGCGCCCGAGCGAGACGTCCCGTCCGCTGGGCGGACTCGGAGCCGTCACGCAGCGGGACGAGCCCCCGGTCGAGACCGCTCCGGTCAACGAGGTGCCGGCCGCGCCGGTCGCCCCGCCGCACGTCCCGCCGGCCCGTCCGTACCAGGACACCCAGGCCGAAGAGCTGGACGTACCGGACTTCTTGAAGTGA